The following coding sequences lie in one Chelonia mydas isolate rCheMyd1 chromosome 6, rCheMyd1.pri.v2, whole genome shotgun sequence genomic window:
- the LOC102931718 gene encoding membrane-spanning 4-domains subfamily A member 8 isoform X2 — translation MMGFMHIGFGIVLTTITNVYTSVFVIGEIPFLGGVSFIISGCLSIGAEKSPTECAVKGSQTMNVISAIFALLGIVAFIIDLNINGLYHSNYDYYNYLVMVSDCSDPAGSFLFTDHWFGMNILGRSVVALREMEREEDPAFCVGMGTVTRGSDAKAGNGISIVLLIFTILEFCIAVATALFWCRATRLNSHESMLIVPNTIRADLIVPTAELPHPPTYNDAAYDPKNQSEWEAQERT, via the exons ATGATGGGCTTCATGCATATCGGCTTTGGGATTGTCCTGACGACCATCACCAATGTTTACACCTCTGTCTTTGTGATTGGAGAGATCCCGTTCCTGGGAGGAGTGTCT ttCATCATTTCTGGCTGCCTCTCTATCGGAGCCGAGAAGAGCCCGACCGAATGCGCG GTGAAAGGAAGCCAGACCATGAATGTCATCAGTGCCATCTTTGCATTACTTGGGATAGTGGCTTTTATAATAGACCTGAATATAAATGGACTGTACCACTCCAACTATGACTACTACAATTATCTAGTGATGGTAAGCGACTGTTCAGATCCTGCTGGCAGCTTTCTATTCACAGATCATTGGTTTGGAATGAACATCTTGGGGAGATCTGTTGTTGCTCtaagagagatggagagagaggaggatcCAGCCTTCTGTGTAGGAATGGGAACAGTGACGAGGGGCTCAGATGCCAAG GCCGGGAACGGGATCTCCATCGTGCTGCTGATCTTCACCATCCTGGAGTTCTGCATTGCCGTCGCCACCGCACTCTTTTGGTGCCGGGCAACCCGCCTCAACTCCCATGAG TCCATGCTGATTGTGCCCAATACCATCAGGGCAGACCTCATAGTGCCCACTGCAGAACTGCCTCATCCACCAACTTACAATGATGCGGCCTATGATCCGAAGAACCAGTCTGAGTGGGAGGCCCAAGAAAGAACCTGA
- the LOC102931718 gene encoding membrane-spanning 4-domains subfamily A member 12 isoform X3, whose product MSGEGTIRLGRRAVMYTAETIPKGKNRVMGTIQIMMGFMHIGFGIVLTTITNVYTSVFVIGEIPFLGGVSFIISGCLSIGAEKSPTECAVKGSQTMNVISAIFALLGIVAFIIDLNINGLYHSNYDYYNYLVMAGNGISIVLLIFTILEFCIAVATALFWCRATRLNSHESMLIVPNTIRADLIVPTAELPHPPTYNDAAYDPKNQSEWEAQERT is encoded by the exons ATGTCAGGGGAGGGGACCATACGGCTGGGGAGACGCGCCGTGATGTACACGGCGGAGACGATCCCCAAGGGGAAGAACCGAGTGATGGGG ACCATCCAGATCATGATGGGCTTCATGCATATCGGCTTTGGGATTGTCCTGACGACCATCACCAATGTTTACACCTCTGTCTTTGTGATTGGAGAGATCCCGTTCCTGGGAGGAGTGTCT ttCATCATTTCTGGCTGCCTCTCTATCGGAGCCGAGAAGAGCCCGACCGAATGCGCG GTGAAAGGAAGCCAGACCATGAATGTCATCAGTGCCATCTTTGCATTACTTGGGATAGTGGCTTTTATAATAGACCTGAATATAAATGGACTGTACCACTCCAACTATGACTACTACAATTATCTAGTGATG GCCGGGAACGGGATCTCCATCGTGCTGCTGATCTTCACCATCCTGGAGTTCTGCATTGCCGTCGCCACCGCACTCTTTTGGTGCCGGGCAACCCGCCTCAACTCCCATGAG TCCATGCTGATTGTGCCCAATACCATCAGGGCAGACCTCATAGTGCCCACTGCAGAACTGCCTCATCCACCAACTTACAATGATGCGGCCTATGATCCGAAGAACCAGTCTGAGTGGGAGGCCCAAGAAAGAACCTGA
- the LOC102931718 gene encoding membrane-spanning 4-domains subfamily A member 15 isoform X1 produces the protein MSGEGTIRLGRRAVMYTAETIPKGKNRVMGTIQIMMGFMHIGFGIVLTTITNVYTSVFVIGEIPFLGGVSFIISGCLSIGAEKSPTECAVKGSQTMNVISAIFALLGIVAFIIDLNINGLYHSNYDYYNYLVMVSDCSDPAGSFLFTDHWFGMNILGRSVVALREMEREEDPAFCVGMGTVTRGSDAKAGNGISIVLLIFTILEFCIAVATALFWCRATRLNSHESMLIVPNTIRADLIVPTAELPHPPTYNDAAYDPKNQSEWEAQERT, from the exons ATGTCAGGGGAGGGGACCATACGGCTGGGGAGACGCGCCGTGATGTACACGGCGGAGACGATCCCCAAGGGGAAGAACCGAGTGATGGGG ACCATCCAGATCATGATGGGCTTCATGCATATCGGCTTTGGGATTGTCCTGACGACCATCACCAATGTTTACACCTCTGTCTTTGTGATTGGAGAGATCCCGTTCCTGGGAGGAGTGTCT ttCATCATTTCTGGCTGCCTCTCTATCGGAGCCGAGAAGAGCCCGACCGAATGCGCG GTGAAAGGAAGCCAGACCATGAATGTCATCAGTGCCATCTTTGCATTACTTGGGATAGTGGCTTTTATAATAGACCTGAATATAAATGGACTGTACCACTCCAACTATGACTACTACAATTATCTAGTGATGGTAAGCGACTGTTCAGATCCTGCTGGCAGCTTTCTATTCACAGATCATTGGTTTGGAATGAACATCTTGGGGAGATCTGTTGTTGCTCtaagagagatggagagagaggaggatcCAGCCTTCTGTGTAGGAATGGGAACAGTGACGAGGGGCTCAGATGCCAAG GCCGGGAACGGGATCTCCATCGTGCTGCTGATCTTCACCATCCTGGAGTTCTGCATTGCCGTCGCCACCGCACTCTTTTGGTGCCGGGCAACCCGCCTCAACTCCCATGAG TCCATGCTGATTGTGCCCAATACCATCAGGGCAGACCTCATAGTGCCCACTGCAGAACTGCCTCATCCACCAACTTACAATGATGCGGCCTATGATCCGAAGAACCAGTCTGAGTGGGAGGCCCAAGAAAGAACCTGA